In the genome of Actinomycetota bacterium, the window ACGCCAGACCGCGACGGGCGCGGGGACCGGCATGCGCGGCGACCGCTGCGGTCACGACTCCCACGGCCGTGACCAGCGCAGCGAGGACCGGACCGGCGCGGGCCAGCAGCTGGGAGATCGCTCCGGCCGCGACCAGTGCCACGACCGCCCACACCGCCACCGGCCCCACCGCCTGCCGCGCGGGGGAGCGGGTCACCGGCGTCCCTGGACAGCGGTCTTGGGCGTCGGAAGGAAGCTGCTGCCGCGTCGCTCCCGCGCAGCGCCGCGGATCTGGTCACCTCCCATGCGGGGGGCCTTCCCCCCGGGAACGCCGTTCCGGCTCGGTCTCAGGAGGCCGAAGACCCTCTCCCGTTCGCGGAGCGCCGCTCACCGGACGAAGACCCGCTCGGCCAGCTTCTGGAAGGTGCGCTCGCCGATGCCCGGGACGTCGCGGAGCTGACCCACGTCGGCGAACGGGCCGTGGGCATCGCGCCACGCGACGATCCGCTCGGCGAGCACCGGGCCGATCCCGGGCAGCTCCTCGAAGTCGTCAGCGGTGGCGGCGTTGAGATCCACCCGTCCATCAGCGTCGCGTGGCTCCACAGCGGTCGGCGCCGGTGGTCCGGGACCAGCGGTGAGCGGCACGACGACCTGCTCACCGTCCGTGAGGACCCGAGCCATGTTCAGCGCGTCGAGCGCTGCGTCGAACCGTGGGCCGCCGGCGGCGGCGATCGCATCGGCGACCCGTGCGCCGCCCGGGAGACGCACCACGCCGGGGTCTACGACGCCACCAGCGACGTGAACGGTGACCGGGCCTGGCGCCGGGCTCTCCAGCGACACGGGCGCCGTTGCCAGCGTGGACGAAGGCGCACCGCCCGACCACCACACCAGGGCGGTGGCCAGCGCCGCCCCTGCCAGGAGCACTGCTAGACCAGCGGCCTCCGCCGGGCTGGCATCCAGCCACGCTGCGACGGTCCGCAGACGTCCAGGTGAGCGGTGCGGGTCCACGCCCCAAGCGTGGGCCGCCCGGAGCCCGAAGGTGGGGATCGCCGCCGTGTGCGCTGTGGACGGCGGCGACCGACCTCACGTCACCCGGGGCGGGTCACCACGTTCACGAGGCGGTCGGGGACCACGATGATCTTGACGATCTCTCGCCCCTCGACGTGGCGGGCGACGTTGTCGGACGCGAGCGCGGCGGCTTCGAGGCTGGCCTGGTCGGTGCCGGCTTCGATCGTGAACTTGTCGCGGACCCTGCCGTCGACCTGCACGACGATCGGGATCTCCTCCTCGACCAGCAGTGCTGGATCCGCCTGCGGCCACGGCGTGTCGTGGACCGACCGGTCATGGTCGAGCCGCTCCCACAGCGCTTCGGTCACGAAGCACGCCACCGGGGCCAGGAGCGTCAGCAGCGCTTCGATCGCCTCCCGAACGGCGGTCCCGCGCACCCCGTCGCGACGTGCGGCGCTGACGGTGTTGGACAGCTCCATCAGCTTGGCGATCGCCGTGTTGTACTTGAACGCGTCGTAGTCGTCGGACACACCGGCGATGGTGCGGTGCGTGGCTTTGCGCAGCACCTCGACCTGTTCGGCGCTCCCGGCGTCGGCGTCGTCGTCGAGGTGGTCCAGCGTCAGGCGCCATACCCGCGACAGCCACCGGTACACGCCTTCCGGTGAGACGTCGGCCCAGTCGATGTCGGCCTCGGGCGGGCCCGAGAACAGCATGGTGGCCCGCAGGGTGTCGGCGCCGTACTGCTCGTACACCTCGCCGGGCACCACCAGGTTGCCGCGGGACTTGCTCATCGCGGCGCCCTCCATGATCACCTGCCCCTGGTTGAGCAGCCGCACGAACGGTTCGTCGAAGGACAGCTGGCCGAGGTCGCGCAGAGCCTTAACCAGGAACCGGCTGTACAGCAGGTGGAGGATGGCGTGCTCGACCCCGCCGGTGTACTGGTCCACCGGCAGCCAGCGGTCGACCAGTCCCGGGTCCCAGGGCCGCTCGGTGTCGTCGGGTGACAGGTAGCGCAGGAAGTACCACGACGAGTCGACGAACGTGTCCATCGTGTCGGTCTCACGCTCGGCGGGTTCCCCACAACGCGGACACTGGGTGTTCACGAACCCGTCGTGACGCGGCAGCG includes:
- a CDS encoding ComEA family DNA-binding protein; amino-acid sequence: MDPHRSPGRLRTVAAWLDASPAEAAGLAVLLAGAALATALVWWSGGAPSSTLATAPVSLESPAPGPVTVHVAGGVVDPGVVRLPGGARVADAIAAAGGPRFDAALDALNMARVLTDGEQVVVPLTAGPGPPAPTAVEPRDADGRVDLNAATADDFEELPGIGPVLAERIVAWRDAHGPFADVGQLRDVPGIGERTFQKLAERVFVR